One Methylophilus sp. TWE2 DNA segment encodes these proteins:
- a CDS encoding carbon starvation CstA family protein, with product MKAFWSRAGWAGVALLGTAALANVALARGESLNALWLITAAICVYLIGYRFYAAWIAANVLAIDATRATPAERLNNGRDYVPTNRWVVFGHHFAAIAGPGPLVGPTLAAQFGYLPGTLWILIGAVLGGAVQDMVTLFLSTRRNGRSLGQMARDEIGAIGGTAALVGTFMIMIILIAVLGLVVVNAMKHSPWGTSTVAATIPIAMLVGVYMRYLRPGRVLEASLLGVALLLASVVLGGWVDHHPQLAALFDHEGLPLAFSIIGYGFAAAVLPVWLLLAPRDYLSTFMKLGTVIMLALAILWLHPEIHMPAITPFIDGTGPIFGGKLFPFVFITIACGAISGFHALIASGTTPKLITSENDIRVIGYGAMLLESFVAIMAMVAATVLEPGVYFAINSPAGVVGKEALDAVNTISSWGYQVTAEQMQHLASAMGESTLFARTGGAPSLAVGMASILGNVFGEHLLALWYHFAIMFEAIFILTTLDAGTRVGRFMLQDMLGNLHPKLGETSYTPSVILTSALVVAGWGYFLYIGVIDPNGGVNILWPLFGIANQMLAAIALSVGTGILIKSGKASKAWITGLPLVWLLTITTTAVYEKVFSDDVRVGFFAAANDLSQKLSAGLLPPEKAAVAPQLIFNQQLDAWLTVFFVLMLWIVVLDMLRMSWRSLAGKTVLPSSETPYVASRLS from the coding sequence ATGAAAGCTTTTTGGAGTCGTGCAGGCTGGGCGGGTGTCGCCTTGTTGGGAACTGCAGCGTTGGCAAATGTGGCGTTGGCGAGGGGGGAGTCGCTCAACGCATTATGGCTAATCACGGCAGCCATCTGCGTCTACTTGATTGGCTACCGCTTTTATGCCGCCTGGATTGCGGCCAATGTGTTGGCAATAGATGCGACACGGGCGACGCCTGCTGAGCGCTTGAATAACGGTCGTGATTATGTGCCCACCAATCGCTGGGTGGTATTCGGGCATCATTTTGCAGCGATTGCCGGGCCAGGCCCGTTGGTGGGTCCCACCCTGGCGGCACAATTCGGTTATTTACCCGGCACCTTGTGGATATTGATAGGTGCTGTACTTGGCGGGGCCGTACAGGATATGGTCACCCTATTTTTGTCGACACGCCGCAATGGCCGCAGCCTGGGGCAGATGGCGCGTGATGAAATTGGCGCGATAGGGGGGACGGCAGCGCTGGTTGGCACATTCATGATTATGATTATCCTGATTGCGGTGCTGGGGCTGGTGGTGGTCAACGCCATGAAACATAGTCCCTGGGGAACTTCAACGGTCGCTGCAACTATCCCTATTGCCATGCTGGTAGGGGTGTATATGCGTTATCTGCGCCCAGGGCGCGTGCTTGAGGCCTCTTTGCTTGGCGTGGCGTTACTGCTGGCCTCTGTCGTGTTAGGGGGCTGGGTAGATCACCATCCGCAATTGGCCGCCCTGTTTGATCATGAAGGCTTGCCGCTGGCATTTAGTATTATTGGCTATGGGTTTGCGGCTGCGGTGTTGCCGGTGTGGTTGCTGCTTGCGCCGCGCGATTACTTGTCCACTTTTATGAAACTGGGCACAGTCATCATGTTGGCGCTTGCGATCTTGTGGTTGCATCCTGAAATTCATATGCCTGCCATCACGCCTTTTATTGATGGTACTGGCCCTATTTTTGGTGGCAAGCTGTTCCCGTTTGTATTCATTACGATTGCCTGTGGGGCGATTTCTGGTTTTCATGCACTGATAGCCAGCGGAACCACGCCGAAACTGATTACCAGTGAAAATGATATTCGTGTCATTGGCTATGGCGCCATGTTGCTGGAAAGCTTTGTCGCGATTATGGCCATGGTGGCCGCTACCGTGCTGGAGCCAGGCGTGTATTTCGCGATCAACAGCCCGGCAGGGGTGGTCGGCAAGGAAGCATTGGATGCAGTGAACACTATTAGCAGCTGGGGCTACCAGGTGACTGCGGAGCAGATGCAGCATCTCGCCAGTGCCATGGGGGAAAGTACCTTATTTGCCCGAACCGGTGGCGCCCCCAGTCTTGCAGTGGGAATGGCCAGTATTCTGGGGAATGTGTTTGGTGAGCATTTGCTGGCGTTGTGGTATCACTTTGCCATTATGTTTGAGGCCATTTTTATTCTTACCACGCTCGATGCCGGTACTCGTGTCGGTCGTTTCATGTTGCAAGACATGCTGGGTAATCTGCATCCCAAGCTGGGTGAAACCTCTTATACGCCGTCTGTGATCTTGACCAGTGCACTCGTCGTTGCAGGCTGGGGTTATTTTCTCTATATCGGTGTCATTGATCCGAATGGTGGCGTCAACATTTTGTGGCCGCTGTTCGGTATTGCCAACCAGATGCTGGCAGCAATCGCATTGTCGGTGGGCACCGGCATCCTGATCAAATCCGGCAAGGCATCTAAAGCCTGGATTACCGGCTTGCCTCTGGTTTGGCTGCTGACCATAACTACCACTGCCGTCTATGAAAAAGTCTTTAGCGATGATGTGCGGGTAGGTTTTTTTGCTGCGGCAAACGATTTATCGCAAAAACTGTCTGCTGGATTGCTACCCCCTGAAAAAGCTGCTGTGGCGCCACAATTAATTTTTAACCAGCAACTGGATGCCTGGCTGACTGTGTTTTTTGTCCTGATGTTATGGATAGTCGTGCTGGATATGCTGCGCATGAGCTGGCGCAGTTTGGCGGGGAAAACAGTGCTGCCCAGTAGTGAAACGCCTTATGTGGCAAGCCGGTTGAGCTAA
- a CDS encoding ANTAR domain-containing protein, whose protein sequence is MRPLITDTPAPPSSTPRILLSPADQKLVDSARDILMHQRDLSEEQAYSLLLEMAEKRKTGVADISLQLVNITKRLTI, encoded by the coding sequence ATGAGACCCTTGATTACAGACACGCCAGCGCCACCAAGCTCCACTCCGCGCATCCTGCTCAGCCCGGCAGACCAGAAATTGGTCGACTCAGCCAGGGATATCCTGATGCATCAGCGAGACTTGAGCGAAGAACAAGCGTATTCTCTTTTATTGGAGATGGCAGAAAAACGTAAAACCGGCGTGGCTGACATTTCATTGCAGCTAGTCAACATCACCAAACGACTGACTATTTAA
- the radC gene encoding DNA repair protein RadC, with amino-acid sequence MAITDWPEQERPREKLLRTGVTALSDAELLAIFLRVGVPGKTAVDLARDLLQKFKSLNGIFSAGLGEMQSVYGMGASKYCQLQAVLEMSKRALGETLQQADSFCSPAQVKHYLQLQLSALQREVFGIMFLDAQNRLITYETLFEGSLMQTSVYPREVVKRALALNAAALILSHNHPGGSANPSRADEQLTQSLRDALSLVDIKVLDHIVVAGQSTFSFSERGLI; translated from the coding sequence ATGGCAATTACAGACTGGCCGGAGCAGGAACGGCCGAGGGAGAAACTATTGCGTACTGGGGTGACAGCCCTCTCTGATGCAGAACTGTTGGCCATTTTTTTACGTGTTGGTGTCCCCGGTAAGACGGCGGTCGATCTGGCCAGGGATTTGTTACAAAAATTTAAAAGCCTGAATGGTATTTTTTCGGCCGGCTTGGGAGAAATGCAAAGTGTGTATGGCATGGGTGCCAGCAAATATTGCCAACTGCAAGCCGTCCTTGAAATGAGCAAGCGTGCATTGGGTGAGACCTTGCAGCAAGCAGACAGTTTTTGTTCGCCGGCACAGGTAAAGCACTATTTGCAACTGCAATTATCCGCACTGCAGCGAGAAGTATTTGGCATTATGTTTTTGGATGCACAGAATCGTTTGATTACCTATGAAACTCTATTCGAAGGTAGCTTGATGCAAACCAGTGTGTATCCGCGCGAGGTAGTCAAGCGAGCCCTGGCATTGAACGCTGCTGCCTTGATATTAAGTCACAATCATCCGGGCGGTAGTGCAAATCCTAGCCGGGCAGACGAGCAGCTAACACAGAGTTTGAGAGACGCATTAAGCCTGGTAGATATTAAGGTTCTAGACCACATTGTGGTGGCCGGACAATCTACATTTTCGTTCAGCGAGCGGGGATTGATCTAA